The following coding sequences are from one Caminibacter pacificus window:
- the aroB gene encoding 3-dehydroquinate synthase yields the protein MKVTVNTPNKTYDIIIDKLPQITIDSKVAIITNPKVSGLHINYLTNKLKAKELHIITLPDGEEYKNWQSIEYALDRLFDAKFDRNSTLIAFGGGVIGDMTGFAASIFLRGIKFIQIPTTLLAMVDSSVGGKTGINNKYGKNLIGSFYQPEAVYIDTHFLSTLDKREFAAGMAEIIKMAVMFDKEFFENIKKGNLTLEEMIKRSVELKAEVVNQDEKEKGIRSVLNYGHTFGHVIENLTNYKTYLHGEAVAIGMIMANELSRELGLLSEKEAKEIKELLEKHNLPTDFKIDDVDDFYNHFFLDKKTADNKIKFIIPEKIGQYKIVKDLDENLVKKVLKKFER from the coding sequence ATGAAAGTAACGGTTAATACACCAAATAAAACATACGACATCATAATCGACAAATTGCCGCAAATCACTATCGATTCCAAAGTCGCAATTATCACAAATCCGAAAGTCAGCGGACTTCATATTAATTATCTAACGAACAAACTAAAAGCAAAAGAGCTTCATATAATTACTCTACCTGACGGGGAAGAGTATAAAAATTGGCAAAGCATAGAGTATGCTCTTGATAGACTATTTGATGCTAAGTTTGATAGAAACTCGACTCTTATAGCGTTTGGCGGAGGTGTTATAGGAGATATGACGGGATTTGCGGCAAGCATATTTTTAAGAGGAATAAAATTCATCCAAATCCCAACGACACTTCTTGCTATGGTGGATAGCTCGGTAGGCGGCAAAACCGGTATCAATAACAAATACGGAAAAAATTTAATCGGAAGCTTTTATCAACCCGAAGCCGTTTATATCGACACTCATTTTCTTTCAACACTTGACAAAAGAGAATTCGCAGCGGGAATGGCGGAAATTATAAAAATGGCCGTAATGTTTGACAAAGAGTTTTTCGAAAATATCAAAAAAGGAAACTTAACGCTTGAAGAGATGATTAAAAGAAGTGTGGAGTTAAAAGCCGAAGTCGTAAATCAAGACGAAAAAGAAAAAGGCATAAGAAGCGTACTAAATTACGGACACACTTTCGGGCACGTTATCGAAAACCTGACAAACTATAAAACATATCTCCACGGAGAAGCCGTAGCTATCGGTATGATTATGGCAAACGAGCTTTCACGTGAGCTAGGATTATTAAGCGAAAAAGAAGCAAAAGAGATAAAAGAACTTTTAGAAAAACACAACCTACCTACCGATTTTAAAATAGACGATGTAGATGATTTTTACAATCACTTTTTCTTAGACAAAAAAACGGCGGATAATAAAATCAAATTCATTATCCCCGAAAAAATAGGCCAATATAAAATCGTAAAAGATTTGGACGAAAATTTAGTAAAAAAAGTATTAAAGAAGTTTGAGAGATGA
- a CDS encoding mechanosensitive ion channel family protein, producing MKKLFLIVFFILTLFAADNNTTAETNETNKTNTLLHYQKNEIIKRLKQNEFYITYKDYLDYKALQERVALLEKKARYNKKYKKELQRLKTELKLLKKNNDIYTSLIKLSSLPKPPEINNPFAIITGLNYEKEIQSIVEKNQKEYQIFKQTLNDLQRLKEIEQKLKIKDKELEQMLQDFNVIDNIYKTKLNTLQAEAKINIQKVNSQIQREINKLIFLAITIAISFIIFTLIKLAVRKYVKEESVYITNKILNFINFTVILLIIAFFYINNATYLITILGFASAGIAIAMKDWFMNIFGWFVIMTSGNFKVGDRVKIYLQNGQVKIVGDIIDISLNRIVIQEDVTLTTYLYNRRAGRIVFVPNNVIFTNPIFNYTHHGLSTVWDGIDITITFDSNHKKAVYLAREIVSKYSKGYTDITKRRLQKLKSVYHIKNANVEPRIYTFISENGITISCWYLNNYATLNLRSTISAEIIDAFNNAEDIKIAYPTYSIKMEKTNHEKFDEA from the coding sequence ATGAAAAAACTATTTTTAATAGTTTTTTTTATCCTCACACTATTTGCGGCAGATAATAACACTACTGCAGAAACTAACGAAACAAACAAAACAAATACGCTACTTCACTATCAAAAAAATGAAATCATAAAAAGACTTAAACAAAACGAATTTTATATAACATATAAAGATTATCTCGATTATAAAGCCCTTCAAGAAAGAGTAGCATTACTTGAAAAAAAGGCGCGTTACAATAAAAAATACAAAAAAGAGCTTCAAAGATTAAAAACGGAACTAAAACTTCTCAAAAAAAACAACGATATTTACACATCATTAATTAAATTATCAAGTTTGCCAAAACCGCCTGAAATCAACAATCCTTTTGCAATTATCACAGGACTAAATTATGAAAAAGAGATTCAATCGATAGTCGAAAAAAATCAAAAAGAGTATCAAATTTTCAAACAAACCCTTAATGATTTACAACGATTAAAAGAGATAGAGCAAAAACTAAAAATAAAAGATAAAGAACTCGAGCAGATGCTTCAAGATTTTAACGTTATAGACAATATTTACAAAACGAAGTTAAACACCCTCCAAGCGGAAGCGAAAATCAACATTCAAAAAGTCAATTCCCAAATCCAAAGAGAAATAAATAAATTAATCTTTTTGGCAATAACAATCGCAATAAGTTTTATAATTTTTACACTCATAAAACTTGCAGTTAGAAAATACGTAAAAGAAGAATCGGTTTACATTACGAATAAAATACTAAACTTCATAAACTTCACCGTAATTCTTTTAATAATAGCATTCTTTTACATCAACAACGCAACATATCTAATCACAATCTTAGGTTTTGCATCAGCCGGTATCGCAATTGCTATGAAAGACTGGTTTATGAATATTTTCGGCTGGTTCGTTATAATGACCAGCGGAAATTTTAAAGTCGGAGACAGAGTTAAAATATACCTTCAAAACGGACAAGTAAAAATCGTAGGCGATATTATCGATATTTCCTTAAACAGAATCGTAATTCAAGAAGACGTAACTCTTACGACTTATCTTTACAACAGACGTGCCGGAAGAATAGTTTTCGTTCCTAACAACGTAATTTTTACAAACCCTATTTTTAACTATACCCACCACGGTCTCTCAACCGTTTGGGACGGAATTGACATAACTATCACTTTTGATTCCAATCACAAAAAAGCGGTCTATTTAGCAAGAGAAATTGTCAGCAAATATTCAAAAGGATATACCGACATCACAAAAAGAAGACTACAAAAACTAAAATCGGTATATCATATCAAAAACGCAAACGTCGAGCCGAGAATTTATACTTTTATAAGCGAAAACGGAATAACAATCAGCTGCTGGTATCTTAATAACTACGCTACTCTAAATCTAAGAAGTACGATATCGGCGGAAATTATAGACGCTTTCAATAACGCAGAAGATATAAAAATAGCATACCCTACATACAGCATAAAAATGGAAAAGACAAACCATGAAAAATTTGATGAAGCTTAA
- a CDS encoding uracil-DNA glycosylase, which translates to MKNLMKLKYLYKLKEAGVEYFEGFVSEDKKVDMPNELKELEKICKNCTLCDLSKTRTNVVFGEGNPKAKLMFIGEGPGEMEDKTGRPFVGRAGKLLTKIIENVLELTREDVYIANIVKCRPPNNRVPSIEEAESCKPYLLKQIEIINPEILVCLGKTAFMYLLNENLPISRVRGQIFEYKGRKVIPTYHPSFLLRNPSAKKEAYKDFLLIKSML; encoded by the coding sequence ATGAAAAATTTGATGAAGCTTAAATATCTTTATAAATTAAAAGAAGCGGGAGTTGAGTATTTCGAAGGTTTCGTAAGCGAAGATAAAAAAGTAGATATGCCAAATGAACTAAAAGAACTTGAAAAAATATGTAAAAATTGCACTCTTTGCGACCTAAGTAAAACAAGAACCAACGTAGTTTTCGGAGAAGGAAACCCTAAAGCAAAACTAATGTTTATCGGTGAAGGACCGGGGGAAATGGAAGATAAAACGGGTCGCCCTTTTGTGGGAAGAGCGGGAAAATTACTTACGAAAATTATTGAAAATGTGTTAGAATTAACAAGAGAAGACGTCTATATCGCAAATATAGTAAAATGCAGACCGCCTAATAACCGAGTACCGAGTATAGAAGAGGCCGAAAGTTGCAAACCGTATCTTTTAAAACAGATAGAGATTATAAATCCGGAAATTTTAGTTTGTCTTGGAAAAACGGCATTTATGTATTTATTAAACGAAAATCTGCCTATTAGCAGAGTTAGAGGACAAATATTCGAATACAAAGGAAGAAAAGTGATACCGACATATCATCCAAGCTTTTTATTAAGAAATCCTTCGGCGAAAAAAGAAGCTTATAAAGACTTTTTACTTATAAAGAGTATGCTATGA
- the metE gene encoding 5-methyltetrahydropteroyltriglutamate--homocysteine S-methyltransferase yields the protein MATYVIGFPRIGEQRELKKALEAYWSGKISQDELKQTASDLRKRHWTYQKNAGIDMISVNDFSFYDNMLDMTVMLNAVPEKYKDIDNCMDRYFAMARGDANHKAMEMTKWFNTNYHYIVPELDIDMDFKANIDKIVLEYNEAKELGIEPKVNLIGPITYVKLSKIVNGDEKAIIEKLVPVYKEIIAKLKELNPNVTIQMDEPYFVTNPTKEDLELLEKVYNELASDANIYVATYFEHSNEANEVLAKTPIKGMFLDFVHGSENSIKALVDAGKEVGIGIVNGRNVWVNDIEKSAAFVKGLTEAVESDKVHVGSSCSLLHVPYTLKYETKMDEDIKSWISYALEKLDEIRVINKLVKNEELSEYDKEVLEGNKIAIATRKTSSKIHDPIVQDRVSNLTEKDKHRSMPFEERIKLQHENLKYPILPTTTIGSFPQTPELRKLRRDFKNGLISEEDYKAQIKEMIKDLVKFQEEIGLDVLVHGEFERNDMVEYFGEQLNGVAFSQNGWVQSYGSRCVKPPLIYGDVSRPKDMTVEWITYAQSLTEKPMKGMLTGPVTMLNWSFVRDDQPKRTTAYQMAIAIRDEVEALEAAGIKVIQVDEAALREGYPLRNEKRAEYEDWAITSFRITTSSVKPETQIHTHMCYSEFSDIMDAIEDMDADVISIENARSDNSLLKIFKERGYKGEIGPGVYDIHSPRIPSKEEIVEQIEAILEVLPAEKVWINPDCGLKTRKWEEVKPSLKNMVDATIEVRKKLQ from the coding sequence ATGGCAACTTATGTTATCGGGTTCCCGAGAATCGGCGAACAAAGAGAGCTTAAAAAAGCACTTGAAGCGTATTGGAGCGGTAAAATCAGCCAAGATGAACTAAAACAAACTGCAAGTGACCTCAGAAAAAGACACTGGACTTATCAAAAAAATGCCGGCATCGATATGATTAGCGTTAATGATTTCAGTTTTTATGACAATATGCTTGATATGACCGTTATGTTAAATGCGGTACCTGAAAAATACAAAGATATCGACAATTGTATGGATAGATATTTCGCAATGGCAAGAGGTGATGCGAATCACAAAGCTATGGAAATGACAAAATGGTTTAACACGAACTACCACTATATCGTACCTGAACTCGATATCGATATGGATTTTAAAGCGAATATCGATAAAATCGTTTTGGAATACAATGAGGCAAAAGAACTCGGAATCGAGCCGAAAGTAAATTTAATCGGGCCGATTACATACGTAAAACTTAGCAAAATAGTAAACGGAGACGAAAAAGCAATTATCGAAAAATTGGTACCTGTTTACAAAGAAATCATCGCTAAATTAAAAGAATTAAACCCTAACGTAACTATCCAAATGGACGAACCTTATTTTGTTACGAATCCGACAAAAGAAGACCTTGAACTTCTTGAAAAAGTTTATAATGAACTTGCAAGCGATGCAAATATTTACGTTGCAACATATTTCGAACATTCAAACGAAGCAAACGAAGTACTTGCTAAAACTCCTATTAAAGGTATGTTTTTAGATTTCGTACACGGAAGTGAAAACAGCATTAAAGCGTTAGTTGACGCCGGAAAAGAAGTTGGTATCGGAATCGTAAACGGAAGAAACGTATGGGTTAACGATATCGAAAAATCGGCTGCGTTCGTAAAAGGTCTGACTGAAGCGGTTGAGAGTGACAAAGTACACGTAGGAAGCAGCTGTAGTTTACTTCACGTACCATACACTCTAAAATACGAAACAAAAATGGACGAAGATATTAAATCTTGGATTTCATACGCACTTGAAAAACTTGACGAAATAAGAGTTATCAACAAACTTGTAAAAAATGAAGAGCTTAGCGAATACGACAAAGAAGTACTTGAAGGCAACAAAATCGCAATAGCTACAAGAAAAACTTCAAGCAAAATCCACGACCCGATCGTTCAAGATAGAGTAAGCAACTTAACTGAAAAAGACAAACATAGAAGTATGCCGTTTGAGGAAAGAATCAAACTTCAACACGAAAACCTAAAATACCCTATTTTACCAACGACGACAATCGGAAGTTTCCCACAAACTCCTGAACTTAGAAAATTAAGAAGAGATTTCAAAAACGGGCTTATCAGCGAAGAAGATTACAAAGCTCAAATTAAAGAAATGATTAAAGACCTTGTAAAATTCCAAGAAGAAATCGGTCTTGACGTACTTGTACACGGTGAATTCGAGAGAAACGACATGGTTGAATATTTCGGTGAACAACTAAACGGAGTTGCGTTCTCTCAAAACGGATGGGTTCAAAGTTACGGTAGTAGATGTGTAAAACCACCTCTAATTTACGGAGATGTTTCTAGACCTAAAGATATGACGGTTGAATGGATTACATACGCTCAATCTCTAACAGAAAAACCTATGAAAGGTATGCTAACAGGTCCTGTTACTATGCTTAACTGGTCATTCGTAAGAGACGACCAACCAAAAAGAACGACTGCATATCAAATGGCAATCGCTATTAGAGACGAAGTGGAAGCTCTTGAAGCTGCCGGAATTAAAGTAATCCAAGTTGACGAAGCGGCACTTAGAGAAGGATATCCTCTAAGAAACGAAAAAAGAGCTGAATACGAAGATTGGGCTATTACGAGCTTTAGAATTACAACAAGCAGCGTAAAACCTGAAACTCAAATTCACACTCATATGTGTTATTCTGAATTTAGCGACATTATGGACGCTATTGAAGATATGGACGCTGACGTTATCTCTATTGAAAACGCAAGAAGTGACAACAGCCTGCTTAAAATCTTTAAAGAAAGAGGATACAAAGGCGAAATCGGACCTGGTGTATATGACATCCACAGCCCGAGAATCCCAAGCAAAGAAGAAATCGTAGAGCAAATCGAAGCAATCCTTGAAGTACTTCCGGCTGAAAAAGTTTGGATTAACCCGGATTGCGGTCTTAAAACAAGAAAATGGGAAGAAGTTAAACCAAGTCTTAAAAATATGGTTGACGCAACTATCGAAGTTAGAAAAAAACTTCAATAA
- the metK gene encoding methionine adenosyltransferase, whose translation MREYLFSSESVTEGHPDKMADQISDAILDYIIERDPNAKVACETLLSNGYCIIAGELKTTTYAPMQEIAREVIREIGYTDARYGFDYRTAGVLNGVGEQSPDIRQGVERGEEIGAGDQGMMFGYACTETPELMPLPIMLAHKLTKRLAVARKEAIIPWLRPDGKAQVSVKYVDGKPVSVEKVVVSTQHEPDINYSEIKEAVIEEVIKKVIPANMLSKNVEYFINPTGKFVIGGPQGDAGLTGRKIIVDTYGGAAPHGGGAFSGKDPTKVDRSGAYAARYVAKNLVAAGVAEKLTVQIAYAIGVVEPVSIYIDTHGTAKVDETKIEEAVRKIFNLTPKGIIETLDLLKPIYRKTAAYGHFGREEFSWEKLDKVEEIKDYLNLK comes from the coding sequence ATGAGAGAATATCTTTTTAGTAGCGAAAGTGTAACGGAAGGTCATCCGGATAAAATGGCGGACCAAATCAGCGACGCGATTTTAGATTATATTATCGAAAGAGACCCTAACGCAAAAGTGGCTTGCGAAACACTTCTTAGTAACGGATATTGTATTATTGCGGGAGAGCTCAAAACCACTACGTACGCTCCAATGCAAGAAATCGCAAGAGAAGTTATTAGAGAAATAGGCTATACCGATGCAAGATACGGATTTGATTATAGAACGGCCGGTGTTTTAAACGGTGTGGGAGAGCAAAGCCCGGATATCAGACAAGGTGTGGAAAGAGGAGAAGAAATCGGAGCTGGAGACCAAGGTATGATGTTCGGATACGCATGTACCGAAACTCCGGAACTTATGCCGCTTCCAATCATGCTTGCTCATAAACTTACAAAAAGACTTGCAGTTGCTAGAAAAGAAGCTATTATTCCGTGGCTAAGACCGGACGGAAAAGCACAAGTGAGCGTAAAATACGTAGACGGAAAACCGGTTAGCGTTGAAAAAGTCGTAGTTTCGACTCAACACGAACCGGATATTAACTATTCGGAAATTAAAGAGGCTGTAATCGAAGAAGTTATAAAAAAAGTAATTCCTGCAAATATGCTTAGCAAAAACGTTGAATATTTCATAAACCCGACAGGAAAATTCGTAATCGGAGGTCCTCAAGGAGATGCCGGACTTACAGGTAGAAAAATTATAGTCGATACGTACGGTGGTGCGGCACCTCACGGCGGAGGAGCGTTTAGTGGAAAAGACCCTACAAAAGTTGATAGAAGCGGAGCATACGCAGCAAGATACGTAGCTAAAAACTTAGTAGCAGCAGGTGTTGCTGAAAAACTAACCGTCCAAATCGCATATGCTATCGGAGTAGTAGAGCCGGTAAGTATTTATATCGATACTCACGGCACCGCGAAAGTTGACGAAACAAAAATAGAAGAAGCAGTTAGAAAAATTTTCAACCTAACACCAAAAGGTATTATCGAAACTCTTGATTTATTAAAACCTATTTATAGAAAAACGGCGGCTTACGGGCATTTCGGTAGAGAAGAGTTCTCTTGGGAAAAACTTGACAAAGTAGAAGAAATAAAAGATTACCTAAACCTAAAATAA
- a CDS encoding iron-sulfur cluster assembly protein: MDFFEIVKTIESIQHPAIATSLTNLGILQDVDIEGDTVKATFVWPFANIPIKEQIINSVKAPLNAKGLKLEYNERIMNEDEKQRFLELEKKYWRGGPAACGM, encoded by the coding sequence ATGGATTTTTTCGAAATTGTAAAAACAATCGAAAGCATACAACACCCGGCAATTGCCACAAGTTTAACTAATTTAGGTATTTTGCAAGATGTGGATATCGAAGGAGATACGGTAAAAGCTACATTCGTATGGCCTTTTGCGAATATTCCGATAAAAGAGCAAATTATCAACTCGGTAAAAGCACCACTGAACGCAAAAGGCTTAAAATTAGAATATAACGAAAGAATTATGAATGAAGACGAGAAGCAAAGATTTTTAGAATTAGAAAAGAAATATTGGAGAGGTGGACCTGCCGCTTGCGGAATGTAA
- a CDS encoding 4Fe-4S dicluster domain-containing protein, giving the protein MAVKITDTCINCGACIDECPVEAIVDDSDNPTGEEIYYVYPDKCVECVDYADCPLCAEACPTEGCIVWDECKEGQPCHPNRGEVGEPVMDAC; this is encoded by the coding sequence ATGGCAGTAAAAATTACTGATACTTGTATTAACTGCGGTGCATGTATTGACGAGTGCCCGGTAGAAGCAATCGTAGACGATAGCGATAACCCAACTGGAGAAGAAATCTACTACGTTTATCCTGATAAATGTGTAGAATGCGTAGATTATGCTGACTGCCCACTATGTGCGGAAGCATGTCCTACTGAGGGATGTATCGTTTGGGATGAGTGCAAAGAAGGTCAACCATGTCATCCAAACAGAGGTGAAGTTGGTGAGCCTGTAATGGACGCGTGCTAA